The genomic stretch AGGCATCGATGCGAGCGTAAGCGTCCATCGGGCCGAACTCGAGTAGAAGGTCGATATCGCTGTCGCCCGGGCGGAAGTCCCCACGGACAGCAGATCCGAACGCATCGAGGCGCAGCACCCCATGGCGCGCGCATGCCGCTGCGATCTGTGCTCGCTTACTCTCGAGAATTCCGGCCATGACGCACCTCCCACCTCATCGTACCCGCGTGAACTGCGACACGCCAAGGCGACAACCGGCACTCGCGTGCTCGAAGGCCGTAGAACGTGGCGCTCAGCCGCGCCCGCTTAAGGACGGGATCTTCCCCCGAATAAGTGGAAACGGGCTCACGCCACTAGTCTCTCATACTCTTTGGGCGTGTGGTAGCCA from bacterium encodes the following:
- a CDS encoding nucleotidyltransferase domain-containing protein; translation: MAGILESKRAQIAAACARHGVLRLDAFGSAVRGDFRPGDSDIDLLLEFGPMDAYARIDAYFGLLDELRGILGTEVGLVMVDAVKNRYIAADIERTKQALYAA